In the Nitrospinota bacterium genome, one interval contains:
- the urtA gene encoding urea ABC transporter substrate-binding protein: MDLLKSPIGNSKLNFKSIVLALILFVLTVPAQAADTIKVGILHSLSGTMAISETSLRDVALMAIEEINAKGGVLGKKLEPVVVDPASDWPLFAEKARELIQKHKVAVTFGCWTSVSRKSVLPVFEELNGLLFYPVQYEGEESSYNVFYTGAAPNQQAIPAVEYLMSEDGGAAKKWVLLGTDYVYPRTTNKILNYFLKSKGVAKKDIMEKYTPFGHSDYQTIVADIKKFAAGTPTAVVSTINGDSNVPFYKELGNQGLKAEDIPVVAFSVGEEELRGMDTKPLVGHLAAWNYFMSIDTAENKDFIKKWNAYVKKHKLPDGSKRVTNDPMEATYIGIKMWAQAVEQAGTTNIDAVRQAVGGQTVQSPSGFKIQMDAKNHHLHKPVVIGEITENGQFDVVWKTDGPIRAQAWSPFIPDSKEKVADWTYPWVCGNCKKPKF; encoded by the coding sequence ATGGACTTATTAAAGTCTCCCATAGGAAATTCAAAATTAAATTTCAAGTCGATAGTCTTGGCGTTAATACTTTTCGTTTTAACCGTACCGGCACAAGCAGCTGATACGATTAAAGTAGGAATCTTACACTCCCTATCTGGAACTATGGCAATTAGTGAAACTTCTCTCAGGGATGTTGCTCTAATGGCTATTGAAGAAATCAATGCAAAGGGTGGTGTCTTGGGTAAAAAGCTTGAGCCAGTGGTCGTTGACCCTGCTTCTGACTGGCCGCTATTTGCAGAAAAAGCCCGTGAATTAATTCAAAAACATAAAGTTGCAGTAACGTTTGGTTGTTGGACTTCTGTTTCTAGGAAATCAGTACTACCCGTTTTTGAAGAATTGAATGGCTTGCTATTTTATCCCGTCCAATATGAAGGCGAAGAATCTTCTTATAATGTTTTTTATACTGGTGCTGCTCCAAATCAACAAGCTATTCCTGCCGTTGAGTATCTAATGAGTGAAGATGGTGGAGCAGCAAAAAAATGGGTGCTATTGGGTACTGACTATGTTTATCCACGTACTACCAACAAAATTTTAAATTATTTTCTCAAGTCTAAAGGTGTAGCCAAAAAGGATATAATGGAAAAATATACTCCTTTTGGTCATAGTGACTACCAAACAATTGTGGCTGACATTAAGAAGTTTGCGGCTGGAACTCCAACCGCAGTTGTTTCAACGATAAATGGCGACTCAAATGTTCCATTTTACAAAGAACTCGGCAACCAAGGACTTAAAGCTGAGGATATTCCTGTAGTTGCATTCTCAGTTGGAGAAGAAGAGCTACGTGGTATGGATACAAAACCTTTAGTCGGGCATTTGGCGGCATGGAATTACTTTATGTCTATCGATACTGCTGAAAACAAAGACTTCATCAAAAAATGGAATGCATATGTTAAAAAACATAAACTTCCGGATGGAAGCAAACGAGTTACAAACGATCCAATGGAGGCAACCTATATTGGAATTAAGATGTGGGCTCAGGCAGTTGAACAAGCTGGAACTACGAATATAGATGCTGTTCGTCAAGCAGTTGGAGGTCAAACAGTCCAATCACCATCTGGATTCAAGATTCAAATGGATGCTAAAAACCATCATTTACATAAGCCCGTTGTTATAGGAGAAATTACAGAGAATGGGCAGTTTGATGTTGTCTGGAAAACAGATGGGCCGATTCGCGCACAAGCATGGAGTCCTTTTATCCCAGATAGCAAAGAAAAGGTTGCAGATTGGACTTATCCTTGGGTATGCGGCAATTGTAAAAAACCTAAGTTCTAA